One segment of Variovorax sp. PAMC28562 DNA contains the following:
- a CDS encoding cobyrinate a,c-diamide synthase gives MSAATAVSCRALMITAPASGQGKTTVTAALAHWHRSRGRRVRVFKTGPDFLDPMVLECASGAPVQQLDLWMGGEAHCAELLYDAAIQADLILVEGVMGLHDGTPSSADLALRFGLPLLAVIDASAMAQTFGAVAHGLATYRAGLQLTGVLANRVGSSSHAQMLRESLPAGMTWYGTLPRGGNYGLPARHLGLVQAAEVGDMAERIAAAARALGENGELPIPPVVQFEAPLASDNLALPALLSGTTIAIARDAAFSFLYPANLDTLRALGARLCFFSPLANEPVPTAAQALYLPGGYPELHLQALANNTVTRQSVHAHHAAGRPLVAECGGMLALLETLSDKAGHSSPMMGLLPGQGVMTDRLVNLGMHSLMLPQGQVRGHTFHHGRIATTLPATLHTVAQRQQGRAEAVFHQGRLFASFMHLYFPSNPLAIAAMFKP, from the coding sequence ATGAGCGCAGCCACTGCCGTGTCCTGCCGCGCACTGATGATCACTGCCCCGGCTTCGGGCCAAGGCAAGACCACGGTCACCGCCGCGCTGGCGCACTGGCACCGCAGCCGAGGCCGCCGCGTGCGGGTGTTTAAAACCGGCCCAGACTTTCTCGACCCCATGGTGCTGGAGTGCGCCAGCGGCGCGCCAGTGCAGCAGCTCGACCTGTGGATGGGTGGCGAAGCGCACTGCGCTGAATTGCTCTACGACGCCGCCATTCAGGCCGATCTAATTCTGGTCGAAGGCGTGATGGGTTTGCATGACGGGACGCCGTCGAGTGCCGATCTCGCATTGCGTTTCGGCCTGCCGCTGTTGGCCGTGATCGATGCCTCGGCGATGGCGCAAACCTTCGGTGCCGTGGCGCACGGGCTCGCCACTTACAGAGCCGGCCTGCAACTGACCGGCGTGCTGGCCAACCGAGTCGGCAGCTCGAGCCATGCGCAGATGTTGCGGGAAAGCTTGCCTGCCGGCATGACTTGGTATGGCACGCTGCCGCGTGGCGGAAACTACGGTTTGCCCGCGCGTCACTTAGGGCTGGTGCAGGCTGCAGAAGTCGGTGACATGGCCGAGCGGATTGCAGCTGCCGCACGGGCGCTCGGCGAGAACGGGGAGTTGCCCATCCCGCCGGTTGTTCAATTCGAGGCACCGCTCGCCTCGGACAATCTAGCGCTGCCGGCACTGCTGAGCGGCACCACCATTGCCATTGCGCGAGACGCTGCCTTTTCATTTCTATACCCCGCTAATCTCGATACCCTGCGTGCCTTGGGCGCACGGCTGTGCTTCTTCTCGCCGTTAGCCAACGAGCCGGTGCCGACTGCAGCTCAAGCGCTGTACCTGCCCGGCGGTTATCCGGAATTGCACTTGCAGGCATTGGCGAACAACACCGTCACGCGCCAATCCGTCCATGCACACCACGCTGCTGGCCGGCCCCTGGTCGCAGAGTGCGGCGGCATGCTGGCACTGCTGGAGACGCTCAGCGACAAGGCAGGCCACAGCTCGCCGATGATGGGCCTGCTGCCCGGCCAGGGCGTCATGACCGATAGGCTCGTCAACCTCGGCATGCACAGCCTGATGCTGCCTCAAGGCCAGGTGCGTGGCCATACCTTCCACCATGGACGCATTGCGACAACGTTGCCGGCCACGCTGCACACCGTGGCTCAGCGCCAGCAGGGTCGGGCCGAAGCCGTGTTCCACCAAGGCCGCTTGTTCGCTTCGTTCATGCACCTGTACTTTCCGAGCAACCCACTGGCCATCGCCGCGATGTTCAAGCCATGA